The genome window GACCGTCGTCTGGGGCGAATCCCCGAACTCGGCAAAGCCGACCGTCGAAGCCCACCGCCAGGCGACAGTTCGCGCGACTGTCCAGCCGGCGCCGTACTCCACCTTCGCTCGCGAGAACTACCGCAAGAACTGACAAGGAAGCAGGTGGACCGATGTCCGACACCGCTGTCGAGCTCTCGGGAGAACACGTGATCGCATTCCTCGACGACTATTCGATCGAAATGACCGGCAAAGATGTCCCCGGTCTTGACGAGGCACGAGATGCGCTCCCGCACGGGACCCGCGTGAACGTGACATACCTGGGCGCGGAGGACCTCGAGCAACGAGTGACGGCGGCTCGCGCCGTCCGCGAACACGGTCTCCTGCCTGTTCCGCACATCGCAGCACGGCGATTGACCTCGGAGCAGGAGCTGGCGAGATTCCTGGATCGTCTCGCAGAGGTCCAGGCCATCGACAAGGTCTTCGTTATCGGGGGCGACCCTTCGGAGGCCGCCGGACCGTATCCGGACGCGCTCACCCTGATCCGCTCCGGCGTCCTTGAGCGCCACGGCGTCCGAGAGGTGGGGATCGCAGGTTACCCGGAGGGGCACCCCGACATCCCAAACTCGGCGTTGTGGGAACACCTAGAAGCAAAGGTGGAGACCCTACGCGAGCGCGGCCTCCAGACCGTCATCGTCACGCAGTTCGGATTCGACACGGAGCCCGTCGTCGCATGGATCCGAGAGCTGCGCTCCCGAGGAATCGATGCTCCCGTCCGCGTGGGCGTCCCCGGTCCGGCCGGAGTCAAAAGGCTTCTCGGTTTCGCGCGGCGGTTCGGCATCGGCGCCAACGCGATGATCGTCAAGAAATACGGATTCTCGCTGACCAACCTGCTGGGAACGGCGGGGCCTGACCGTTTCGTCGCCAGCCTTGCTACGCAGCTCACGGAGCAGGGGCTCGCAAAGGATGTGAAGATGCATCTCTACGCCTTCGGCGGTCTTCGCGCGACGGCGGAGTGGGCTCAGCGGTTCACCCTGGAAGGGGCCCGCCGATGAGCGACGCAACCGTCGCCCCGCTTCTAGACCACGGCTGCCTGATCGTGCACGGCCCAGACCAGCCTGGGCTCGTGGCGACGATCTCCGACTGGATCTCCCGGATCGACGGCAACATCGTGTCGCTAGATCAGTACTCCGACAACCCCGCCGGGGGAGCGTTCTTCCAGCGCGTCGTCTTCCACAAGTCCGACCTTTCGGCAGCTCTTCCGGATCTGCGAGAACAGCTCGTGGACCTCCTCGAGCCGTACACAATGCAGTGGCAGTTGACCGATCGGTCAATTCCGAAGCGAATGGCGATCCTCGCATCCACAGCAGACCACTGCCTGTTGGAACTGCTGTGGCGGCACCGCCGAGGCGAGCTGCCCGTCACCATCCCGATGGTCATCGCGAACCACACGAACACGGAGGAGGACGTCCGCTCGTTCGGCGTGCCATTCTTCCACGTTCCGTCTCAAGGGGCGGACAAGTCCGCAGCCGAAGCCGCGATCCTCGAACTGCTGATCGGCAATGTGGACTTCGTCGTCCTCGCCCGGTACATGCAGATCCTGACCGACGGTTTCCTCGACAAACTAGGTGTTCCGGTGATCAACATCCACCACTCTTTCCTTCCCGCCTTCATCGGCGCCGCCCCGTACAAGCGGGCCAAAGAGAGGGGTGTGAAGCTGATCGGCGCAACGTCGCACTACGTCACCGCGGATCTCGACGAGGGTCCGATCATCGAGCAGGATGTAGCGCGCGTCGATCACCGCATGAGCGCCGCCGATCTTCAAGCACGAGGTGCATACGTCGAGCGGGCCGTCCTATCCCGCGCCGTCCAATGGCACGCGGAAGACCGCGTCATCCGTCACGGGAATCAAACGATCGTGTTCTAAACCTCAATCAACACCCCGGAGCCATGTGAACAGGGCGACGGCGCCGCGTTCTCCGCGAGTCGTCGGTTACACGGGTTCGGCCCGTCGGCGCGAAGCGCGAATGAAAAGGCGACTACGCCGTATGCGTTTGAGGTTGTCACGTCTGCCAGTGGTGCCGCGAGACACTCGCGATTCTCGACGAGGCTCCGTCCGCGACCCAGTGAAGGCCGATC of Leifsonia shinshuensis contains these proteins:
- a CDS encoding methylenetetrahydrofolate reductase, whose product is MSDTAVELSGEHVIAFLDDYSIEMTGKDVPGLDEARDALPHGTRVNVTYLGAEDLEQRVTAARAVREHGLLPVPHIAARRLTSEQELARFLDRLAEVQAIDKVFVIGGDPSEAAGPYPDALTLIRSGVLERHGVREVGIAGYPEGHPDIPNSALWEHLEAKVETLRERGLQTVIVTQFGFDTEPVVAWIRELRSRGIDAPVRVGVPGPAGVKRLLGFARRFGIGANAMIVKKYGFSLTNLLGTAGPDRFVASLATQLTEQGLAKDVKMHLYAFGGLRATAEWAQRFTLEGARR
- the purU gene encoding formyltetrahydrofolate deformylase; this translates as MSDATVAPLLDHGCLIVHGPDQPGLVATISDWISRIDGNIVSLDQYSDNPAGGAFFQRVVFHKSDLSAALPDLREQLVDLLEPYTMQWQLTDRSIPKRMAILASTADHCLLELLWRHRRGELPVTIPMVIANHTNTEEDVRSFGVPFFHVPSQGADKSAAEAAILELLIGNVDFVVLARYMQILTDGFLDKLGVPVINIHHSFLPAFIGAAPYKRAKERGVKLIGATSHYVTADLDEGPIIEQDVARVDHRMSAADLQARGAYVERAVLSRAVQWHAEDRVIRHGNQTIVF